The following proteins come from a genomic window of Halomarina ordinaria:
- a CDS encoding DUF1931 domain-containing protein: MADLIVKAAVKDALNDMNVASDFYDALDSEVQELLEDAARRASENDRKTVQPRDL, encoded by the coding sequence ATGGCAGACCTAATCGTCAAAGCGGCTGTCAAGGACGCGCTCAACGACATGAACGTAGCGTCGGACTTCTACGACGCACTGGACTCGGAAGTCCAGGAACTGCTCGAGGACGCGGCCCGCCGCGCCTCCGAGAACGACCGCAAGACCGTCCAGCCCCGCGACCTGTAG